In the Topomyia yanbarensis strain Yona2022 chromosome 3, ASM3024719v1, whole genome shotgun sequence genome, one interval contains:
- the LOC131694155 gene encoding uncharacterized protein LOC131694155 isoform X4: MAKKGKAKNGPVKTEAPAADAPVAAETAPTVAVKPAEEPIELAEKPIEEPKIVEATKSIETKKPASPKQKQKAPTKPEKEVKPKEASAKEPTSQIIAPVPNGTVAPGESTAAEGTASEAEGVQTLKRKRNRRNRKKKATGEGAEAEQQQQQSQPTPDDQKPKKEHKKKRAKRLRALALAEAAATAQIAAAEGAIASTAADVQKQPDNVDQLKKKIEIAEKVLQQVQQQAHEEQKKADSLKPDQQNKNNKRNRKDSDSQKLIQKEAEVKKITEEKKEILSEAKKLQEQKAKKQQEIQKLLAEKALKDEEAKRLIEEKNRKVAEAAKLNEQKARIEAVEQKINELEQLKIELPVKQEPQQQQQQQRERKESETNKQKKQQRDRKDSEATKKANEQHAKNDSAKKETEPKKSVEQKSPAEKKTNKATADKTPTDKVAAVEKTVQGKAASDKSAAVKAAAAGNGASEKVTSQKAAPEKTTAVDKVDAEKASADKLAAEQAIAEKIAAEKAAAEKAATEKAAAEKAAAEKAATEKAAAAKAAAEKAAAEKAAAVKAAADKAAAEKAAAEKAAAEKAAAEKTAAEKAAAEKAAIEKAATEKAAAQKAAAEKAAAIKAAADKIAKAVAEKAAAEKAAAEKAAAEKAAAEKAAAEKAAAEKAAAEKAAAEKAAAEKAAAEKVAAQKAATEKAAAEKAAAEKAAAEKAAAEKAAAEKVAAQKAAAEKAAAEKAAAEKAAAEKAAAEKVAAQEAAAEKAAAEKVAAEKTATAKIAAEKAAAEKAAAEKVAAEKAAADKAAAEKAAAEKVAAQKAAAEKAAAEKAAAEKDATAKIAAEKAAAEKAAAEKVAAEKAAAEKAAAEKAAAEKAAAAKAAAEKAAAEKATAEKAAVEKAAAEKAAIEKAAAEKAAVEKAAAEKATVEKAAAEKAAAEKASEKAITEKVTAEKLATVKAAPEKAATDKTLAEKSAAEKASTEKATNDKAPATDKPTAEKDATVKTVTVIPETANGCTDTKKQDNKQPEKKQIDSKQKTDSKGNNKKSKRTPKSSVSEDEKLTGSKNVESSDFVSSVKPEPVVAKSLETAAITAVAAACPVAASKPEESKPATPAKPSPIDPKKTASPAKTNGAPTKTKPHPAPTNAAKPQTPSKSPEKTLPKVSTPIPTKKAPSPPKTLPSRASPKPGTPPTTPKPTKKPELPPKPEFLKKKSPSVDKEKLPTAKSSTPPAIPPSPAAEAAPPQVPSATPAPSPALEPSTTSASATSATVLPTPDANTAAATRLTEELNGSGAKKGSTSPNKQKPLPKKPEVPPKPDVHNKSAVKMKTPIKQPNATGAKSSTSDSRSPATEQSRSEAFKKNMEIISTLADILLSYPKRKKNSDPTDNPSPPTSSTPSINTVDNTKTQPQPDAENAQEPKPKKSKSNLNLERILSILQSTQKPCSNDSDVSSILGSGSPGADATPSSSSPLPSPSASVPLPALVPMASADPTSPHQALLTQDAIRILMPTLQEVNVKFNVEKQLAALNATAAAAKLMPKTLPADTETTEEDELEEEFEEEEESIEYKFAPRPVFLATNCQICKNPLRNIIQCESCRMVSYCTEEHRRSDFATHKDLCGVIVEHATRRGGHIYNMAHKLTDDEYRNLRVHTLNQSEQMLKRPLQPFEREILLFPRSCCSPSCREWRQDLLTECKECRQISFCAEHPDHLLPTHKKWCKSFFLFQKLILRQKLLGRIEPVLPVRVAGKSFTIPPNIDEVLKMLYKNSNALRDECVYATLTQIATAPLTALHGYLQTGLKPTETFTIHLVGAELQFEGDTLDKWEAFFLHIVPEITELRVVFVGPELNVENLPIDIISRIRRNLLGHQ, translated from the exons ATGGCGAAAAAGGGGAAAGCTAAAAATGGACCTGTGAAAACGGAGGCTCCTGCTGCTGATGCACCTGTAGCAGCAGAAACAGCCCCAACTGTGGCTGTGAAACCCGCGGAGGAACCTATTGAACTAGCTGAGAAACCAATCGAAGAGCCCAAAATCGTAGAAGCAACGAAATCTATTGAGACGAAAAAGCCTGCATCACCCAAACAGAAACAGAAAGCTCCAACTAAACCAGAAAAAGAAGTTAAACCTAAAGAAGCGTCAGCCAAAGAACCAACCAGCCAGATTATCGCCCCCGTTCCGAATGGAACAGTAGCTCCGGGAGAATCTACGGCAGCCGAAGGAACCGCTAGCGAGGCAGAAGGTGTCCAAACATTAAAACGGAAGCGTAACCGCCGCAACCGAAAAAAGAAAGCAACCGGAGAAGGTGCGGAAGCTgaacaacagcaacagcagagTCAACCGACACCAGacgaccaaaaaccaaaaaaagaacaCAAGAAGAAGCGCGCGAAAAGGCTGCGTGCTTTGGCCCTGGCCGAGGCAGCTGCAACCGCTCAAATTGCCGCGGCCGAAGGTGCTATCGCTAGCACAGCCGCCGATGTTCAAAAGCAACCTGACAACGTAGATCAGCTGAAAAAGAAGATCGAGATAGCGGAAAAAGTACTCCAACAAGTGCAGCAGCAGGCTCATGAAGAGCAGAAGAAAGCAGATAGCTTGAAACCGGACCAGcagaataaaaacaataaacgtAACCGCAAAGATTCCGATTCGCAGAAGCTCATACAAAAGGAGGCAGAGGTAAAGAAAATCACAGAGGAAAAGAAAGAGATTTTAAGTGAGGCTAAGAAGTTACAGGAGCAGAAAGCCAAAAAACAACAAGAGATACAGAAGCTGCTTGCTGAAAAGGCTCTAAAAGATGAAGAAGCTAAGAGGCTCATAGAAGAAAAGAACCGCAAGGTTGCGGAGGCAGCTAAGCTTAATGAACAGAAAGCTCGCATCGAAGCTGTCGAACAGAAGATTAACGAATTGGAACAGTTGAAAATAGAGCTCCCTGTCAAGCAGGAgccgcaacaacaacaacaacaacagcgaGAAAGAAAGGAATCTGAGACGAACAAACAAAAGAAACAGCAACGAGATAGAAAAGATTCGGAAGCTACTAAAAAAGCTAACGAACAGCATGCAAAAAACGATTCAGCGAAAAAAGAAACTGAACCCAAGAAATCGGTAGAGCAAAAATCACCAGCTgaaaagaaaacaaacaaaGCAACAGCTGATAAAACCCCCACTGACAAAGTTGCTGCTGTAGAAAAGACTGTGCAAGGAAAGGCTGCCTCTGACAAATCTGCCGCAGTAAAAGCTGCCGCTGCTGGAAATGGTGCTTCAGAAAAAGTAACATCACAGAAAGCAGCCCCGGAGAAAACCACCGCTGTTGATAAAGTCGACGCTGAAAAAGCTAGTGCTGATAAACTAGCTGCAGAACAAGCAATCGCAGAGAAAATTGCGGCTGAAAAAGCGGCGGCGGAAAAGGCAGCCACTGAAAAAGCAGCCGCAGAAAAGGCTGCCGCTGAAAAAGCTGCCACTGAGAAGGCGGCCGCTGCAAAGGCTGCTGCTGAAAAAGCTGCCGCTGAAAAAGCCGCTGCAGTAAAAGCTGCTGCTGATAAAGCTGCTGCTGAAAAGGCTGCTGCTGAAAAAGCTGCTGCAGAAAAAGCCGCTGCGGAAAAAACTGCTGCAGAAAAAGCCGCTGCGGAAAAAGCCGCCATAGAAAAGGCCGCTACAGAAAAAGCCGCTGCACAAAAGGCAGCTGCAGAAAAAGCCGCCGCTATTAAGGCTGCTGCTGATAAGATCGCCAAGGCTGTCGCTGAGAAGGCCGCAGCTGAGAAGGCCGCTGCTGAGAAAGCTGCTGCTGAGAAGGCTGCTGCTGAGAAGGCTGCTGCTGAGAAGGCTGCTGCTGAGAAGGCTGCTGCTGAGAAGGCTGCTGCTGAGAAGGCTGCTGCTGAGAAGGCTGCAGCAGAGAAGGTAGCTGCTCAGAAGGCTGCCACTGAGAAGGCCGCCGCTGAGAAGGCCGCTGCTGAGAAGGCCGCTGCTGAGAAGGCTGCTGCTGAGAAGGCTGCAGCTGAGAAGGTCGCTGCTCAAAAGGCCGCTGCTGAAAAGGCTGCCGCTGAAAAGGCCGCTGCTGAGAAGGCCGCTGCTGAGAAGGCTGCTGCTGAGAAGGTCGCTGCTCAGGAGGCTGCTGCTGAAAAGGCTGCCGCTGAAAAGGTTGCCGCTGAGAAAACCGCCACTGCAAAGATCGCTGCTGAGAAGGCCGCTGCTGAAAAGGCCGCCGCTGAAAAGGTTGCTGCTGAAAAGGCCGCTGCTGACAAGGCCGCTGCTGAGAAGGCTGCTGCTGAGAAGGTCGCTGCTCAGAAGGCTGCTGCTGAAAAGGCTGCCGCTGAAAAGGCTGCCGCTGAGAAAGACGCCACTGCAAAGATCGCTGCTGAGAAGGCCGCTGCTGAAAAGGCCGCCGCTGAAAAGGTTGCTGCTGAAAAGGCCGCAGCTGAGAAGGCCGCTGCTGAGAAAGCCGCTGCTGAGAAGGCCGCAGCAGCAAAGGCTGCAGCCGAGAAAGCTGCTGCTGAGAAAGCTACTGCTGAGAAAGCAGCAGTAGAGAAAGCCGCTGCTGAGAAGGCTGCCATTGAAAAGGCCGCCGCTGAGAAGGCTGCTGTTGAAAAGGCTGCCGCTGAAAAAGCTACCGTTGAAAAGGCCGCCGCTGAGAAGGCTGCCGCTGAAAAGGCCTCTGAGAAGGCCATCACTGAAAAGGTAACTGCTGAGAAGCTCGCCACTGTTAAGGCTGCACCCGAGAAAGCAGCCACCGATAAGACTTTAGCAGAAAAATCTGCCGCTGAGAAGGCTAGTACAGAGAAAGCTACGAACGACAAGGCACCTGCTACCGATAAACCAACAGCCGAAAAAGATGCAACCGTAAAAACCGTAACCGTGATCCCGGAGACTGCTAACGGATGTACTGACACAAAGAAACAAGATAACAAACAACCCGAAAAGAAACAAATAGACAGCAAACAGAAAACAGACAGTAAAGGGAATAATAAAAAGAGCAAACGAACTCCAAAAAGTAGTGTTTCCGAAGATGAAAAACTTACCGGTTCAAAAAACGTGGAAAGCAGCGATTTTGTCTCATCTGTTAAACCCGAACCAGTTGTAGCAAAATCGCTAGAAACCGCCGCCATTACTGCTGTTGCCGCTGCTTGTCCTGTCGCTGCATCGAAGCCAGAAGAATCCAAACCTGCAACGCCCGCAAAACCTTCTCCGATCGATCCGAAGAAGACAGCATCACCTGCCAAAACTAACGGAGCGCCAACGAAAACCAAACCACACCCTGCTCCGACGAACGCTGCTAAACCACAAACACCTTCAAAGTCACCCGAAAAGACACTGCCTAAAGTATCCACCCCGATTCCCACCAAGAAAGCACCGTCCCCGCCTAAAACGCTCCCGTCCCGAGCCTCACCTAAGCCAGGAACTCCTCCAACAACTCCAAAACCTACTAAAAAACCTGAACTTCCCCCCAAACCTGAATTCCTCAAGAAGAAGTCTCCTTCGGTAGATAAGGAGAAGCTGCCAACAGCTAAATCGTCAACTCCTCCTGCAATACCACCGTCTCCTGCCGCAGAAGCTGCTCCACCACAGGTACCAAGTGCAACCCCAGCTCCTAGTCCTGCTCTTGAACCATCCACCACTTCTGCTTCTGCTACTTCTGCCACCGTTCTTCCTACTCCGGATGCTAACACTGCCGCTGCCACCCGGTTAACGGAAGAACTGAACGGATCTGGTGCGAAAAAAGGTTCCACTAgtccaaacaaacaaaaaccccTCCCCAAAAAACCGGAAGTTCCCCCAAAACCCGACGTCCACAACAAAAGCGCAGTGAAGATGAAGACCCCaatcaagcaacccaatgccaCCGGAGCGAAATCATCGACG TCTGATTCTAGGTCCCCAGCCACGGAGCAAAGTAGATCGgaagcatttaaaaaaaatatggaaattATTTCCACCCTCGCCGATATCCTACTGTCCTATCCCAAGAGAAAGAAAAATTCCGATCCAACAGACAATCCTAGCCCACCAACCTCATCCACACCATCTATTAATACAGTAGACAACACAAAAACCCAACCACAACCAGATGCAGAGAACGCGCAAGAACCAAAACCTAAGAAATCAAAATCGAACCTTAATCTTGAGCGCATTCTATCGATTCTGCAAAGTACACAAAAACCATGTTCCAATGACAGCGATGTGAGCAGTATCCTCGGTTCTGGTTCTCCCGGCGCAGACGCAACGCCGTCTTCATCCTCACCATTGCCATCACCATCTGCATCCGTGCCACTTCCTGCATTAGTGCCGATGGCGAGCGCCGATCCAACTTCACCCCACCAAGCCCTTCTAACCCAAGATGCTATCCGTATTTTGATGCCTACCTTGCAGGAGGTAAACGTAAAGTTCAACGTCGAAAAACAATTGGCGGCCCTCAATGCGACCGCAGCAGCCGCCAAACTAATGCCGAAGACACTTCCCGCCGATACGGAAACAACAGAAGAAGATGAACTCGAGGAAGAGTTTGAAGAGGAGGAAGAATCGATTGAATACAAATTTGCCCCTCGGCCGGTATTCCTCGCCACTAATTGTCAG ATATGCAAGAATCCGCTTAGAAACATAATCCAGTGTGAAAGTTGCCGTATGGTTTCATACTGTACCGAAGAGCATCGACGTTCAGATTTTGCAACTCACAAGGATCTGTGCGGTGTTATCGTGGAACACGCTACGCGAAGAG GGGGACACATCTACAACATGGCGCACAAGTTAACAGATGATGAGTATCGCAACCTTCGGGTGCATACTTTGAACCAGTCAGAACAAATGTTGAAACGGCCTCTTCAACCATTTGAACGAGAAATCCTGCTGTTCCCACGATCATGCTGTTCACCTAGCTGTCGCGAGTGGAGACAGGATCTATTGACCGAGTGCAAAGAGTGTCGTCAAATTTCTTTCTGCGCCGAGCATCCTGACCATCTGTTACCAACTCACAAGAAATGGTGCAAATCATTTTTCCTCTTTCAAAAGCTAATCCTTCGGCAGAAACTGCTTGGTCGCATCGAGCCAGTCCTACCAGTTCGAGTAGCCGGGAAATCGTTCACCATCCCACCAAACATCGACGAGGTTCTTAAGATGCTATACAAAAATTCAAACG CACTCCGAGACGAATGTGTTTACGCAACGCTGACACAGATCGCCACCGCACCGTTGACCGCCCTTCACGGATACCTACAAACGGGCCTAAAACCAACGGAAACCTTCACCATCCATTTGGTCGGTGCAGAGTTGCAGTTTGAAGGTGACACCCTGGACAAGTGGGAAGCATTCTTCCTTCACATTGTACCGGAAATCACCGAGCTGAGGGTGGTGTTCGTTGGCCCGGAACTGAACGTCGAAAATCTACCCATCGACATTATTAGCCGAATTAG GCGAAATCTGCTTGGACACCAGTGA
- the LOC131694155 gene encoding uncharacterized protein LOC131694155 isoform X3 has translation MAKKGKAKNGPVKTEAPAADAPVAAETAPTVAVKPAEEPIELAEKPIEEPKIVEATKSIETKKPASPKQKQKAPTKPEKEVKPKEASAKEPTSQIIAPVPNGTVAPGESTAAEGTASEAEGVQTLKRKRNRRNRKKKATGEGAEAEQQQQQSQPTPDDQKPKKEHKKKRAKRLRALALAEAAATAQIAAAEGAIASTAADVQKQPDNVDQLKKKIEIAEKVLQQVQQQAHEEQKKADSLKPDQQNKNNKRNRKDSDSQKLIQKEAEVKKITEEKKEILSEAKKLQEQKAKKQQEIQKLLAEKALKDEEAKRLIEEKNRKVAEAAKLNEQKARIEAVEQKINELEQLKIELPVKQEPQQQQQQQRERKESETNKQKKQQRDRKDSEATKKANEQHAKNDSAKKETEPKKSVEQKSPAEKKTNKATADKTPTDKVAAVEKTVQGKAASDKSAAVKAAAAGNGASEKVTSQKAAPEKTTAVDKVDAEKASADKLAAEQAIAEKIAAEKAAAEKAATEKAAAEKAAAEKAATEKAAAAKAAAEKAAAEKAAAVKAAADKAAAEKAAAEKAAAEKAAAEKTAAEKAAAEKAAIEKAATEKAAAQKAAAEKAAAIKAAADKIAKAVAEKAAAEKAAAEKAAAEKAAAEKAAAEKAAAEKAAAEKAAAEKAAAEKAAAEKVAAQKAATEKAAAEKAAAEKAAAEKAAAEKAAAEKVAAQKAAAEKAAAEKAAAEKAAAEKAAAEKVAAQEAAAEKAAAEKVAAEKTATAKIAAEKAAAEKAAAEKVAAEKAAADKAAAEKAAAEKVAAQKAAAEKAAAEKAAAEKDATAKIAAEKAAAEKAAAEKVAAEKAAAEKAAAEKAAAEKAAAAKAAAEKAAAEKATAEKAAVEKAAAEKAAIEKAAAEKAAVEKAAAEKATVEKAAAEKAAAEKASEKAITEKVTAEKLATVKAAPEKAATDKTLAEKSAAEKASTEKATNDKAPATDKPTAEKDATVKTVTVIPETANGCTDTKKQDNKQPEKKQIDSKQKTDSKGNNKKSKRTPKSSVSEDEKLTGSKNVESSDFVSSVKPEPVVAKSLETAAITAVAAACPVAASKPEESKPATPAKPSPIDPKKTASPAKTNGAPTKTKPHPAPTNAAKPQTPSKSPEKTLPKVSTPIPTKKAPSPPKTLPSRASPKPGTPPTTPKPTKKPELPPKPEFLKKKSPSVDKEKLPTAKSSTPPAIPPSPAAEAAPPQVPSATPAPSPALEPSTTSASATSATVLPTPDANTAAATRLTEELNGSGAKKGSTSPNKQKPLPKKPEVPPKPDVHNKSAVKMKTPIKQPNATGAKSSTSDSRSPATEQSRSEAFKKNMEIISTLADILLSYPKRKKNSDPTDNPSPPTSSTPSINTVDNTKTQPQPDAENAQEPKPKKSKSNLNLERILSILQSTQKPCSNDSDVSSILGSGSPGADATPSSSSPLPSPSASVPLPALVPMASADPTSPHQALLTQDAIRILMPTLQEVNVKFNVEKQLAALNATAAAAKLMPKTLPADTETTEEDELEEEFEEEEESIEYKFAPRPVFLATNCQICKNPLRNIIQCESCRMVSYCTEEHRRSDFATHKDLCGVIVEHATRRGGHIYNMAHKLTDDEYRNLRVHTLNQSEQMLKRPLQPFEREILLFPRSCCSPSCREWRQDLLTECKECRQISFCAEHPDHLLPTHKKWCKSFFLFQKLILRQKLLGRIEPVLPVRVAGKSFTIPPNIDEVLKMLYKNSNALRDECVYATLTQIATAPLTALHGYLQTGLKPTETFTIHLVGAELQFEGDTLDKWEAFFLHIVPEITELRVVFVGPELNVENLPIDIISRIRTIRVKISSREGRLSG, from the exons ATGGCGAAAAAGGGGAAAGCTAAAAATGGACCTGTGAAAACGGAGGCTCCTGCTGCTGATGCACCTGTAGCAGCAGAAACAGCCCCAACTGTGGCTGTGAAACCCGCGGAGGAACCTATTGAACTAGCTGAGAAACCAATCGAAGAGCCCAAAATCGTAGAAGCAACGAAATCTATTGAGACGAAAAAGCCTGCATCACCCAAACAGAAACAGAAAGCTCCAACTAAACCAGAAAAAGAAGTTAAACCTAAAGAAGCGTCAGCCAAAGAACCAACCAGCCAGATTATCGCCCCCGTTCCGAATGGAACAGTAGCTCCGGGAGAATCTACGGCAGCCGAAGGAACCGCTAGCGAGGCAGAAGGTGTCCAAACATTAAAACGGAAGCGTAACCGCCGCAACCGAAAAAAGAAAGCAACCGGAGAAGGTGCGGAAGCTgaacaacagcaacagcagagTCAACCGACACCAGacgaccaaaaaccaaaaaaagaacaCAAGAAGAAGCGCGCGAAAAGGCTGCGTGCTTTGGCCCTGGCCGAGGCAGCTGCAACCGCTCAAATTGCCGCGGCCGAAGGTGCTATCGCTAGCACAGCCGCCGATGTTCAAAAGCAACCTGACAACGTAGATCAGCTGAAAAAGAAGATCGAGATAGCGGAAAAAGTACTCCAACAAGTGCAGCAGCAGGCTCATGAAGAGCAGAAGAAAGCAGATAGCTTGAAACCGGACCAGcagaataaaaacaataaacgtAACCGCAAAGATTCCGATTCGCAGAAGCTCATACAAAAGGAGGCAGAGGTAAAGAAAATCACAGAGGAAAAGAAAGAGATTTTAAGTGAGGCTAAGAAGTTACAGGAGCAGAAAGCCAAAAAACAACAAGAGATACAGAAGCTGCTTGCTGAAAAGGCTCTAAAAGATGAAGAAGCTAAGAGGCTCATAGAAGAAAAGAACCGCAAGGTTGCGGAGGCAGCTAAGCTTAATGAACAGAAAGCTCGCATCGAAGCTGTCGAACAGAAGATTAACGAATTGGAACAGTTGAAAATAGAGCTCCCTGTCAAGCAGGAgccgcaacaacaacaacaacaacagcgaGAAAGAAAGGAATCTGAGACGAACAAACAAAAGAAACAGCAACGAGATAGAAAAGATTCGGAAGCTACTAAAAAAGCTAACGAACAGCATGCAAAAAACGATTCAGCGAAAAAAGAAACTGAACCCAAGAAATCGGTAGAGCAAAAATCACCAGCTgaaaagaaaacaaacaaaGCAACAGCTGATAAAACCCCCACTGACAAAGTTGCTGCTGTAGAAAAGACTGTGCAAGGAAAGGCTGCCTCTGACAAATCTGCCGCAGTAAAAGCTGCCGCTGCTGGAAATGGTGCTTCAGAAAAAGTAACATCACAGAAAGCAGCCCCGGAGAAAACCACCGCTGTTGATAAAGTCGACGCTGAAAAAGCTAGTGCTGATAAACTAGCTGCAGAACAAGCAATCGCAGAGAAAATTGCGGCTGAAAAAGCGGCGGCGGAAAAGGCAGCCACTGAAAAAGCAGCCGCAGAAAAGGCTGCCGCTGAAAAAGCTGCCACTGAGAAGGCGGCCGCTGCAAAGGCTGCTGCTGAAAAAGCTGCCGCTGAAAAAGCCGCTGCAGTAAAAGCTGCTGCTGATAAAGCTGCTGCTGAAAAGGCTGCTGCTGAAAAAGCTGCTGCAGAAAAAGCCGCTGCGGAAAAAACTGCTGCAGAAAAAGCCGCTGCGGAAAAAGCCGCCATAGAAAAGGCCGCTACAGAAAAAGCCGCTGCACAAAAGGCAGCTGCAGAAAAAGCCGCCGCTATTAAGGCTGCTGCTGATAAGATCGCCAAGGCTGTCGCTGAGAAGGCCGCAGCTGAGAAGGCCGCTGCTGAGAAAGCTGCTGCTGAGAAGGCTGCTGCTGAGAAGGCTGCTGCTGAGAAGGCTGCTGCTGAGAAGGCTGCTGCTGAGAAGGCTGCTGCTGAGAAGGCTGCTGCTGAGAAGGCTGCAGCAGAGAAGGTAGCTGCTCAGAAGGCTGCCACTGAGAAGGCCGCCGCTGAGAAGGCCGCTGCTGAGAAGGCCGCTGCTGAGAAGGCTGCTGCTGAGAAGGCTGCAGCTGAGAAGGTCGCTGCTCAAAAGGCCGCTGCTGAAAAGGCTGCCGCTGAAAAGGCCGCTGCTGAGAAGGCCGCTGCTGAGAAGGCTGCTGCTGAGAAGGTCGCTGCTCAGGAGGCTGCTGCTGAAAAGGCTGCCGCTGAAAAGGTTGCCGCTGAGAAAACCGCCACTGCAAAGATCGCTGCTGAGAAGGCCGCTGCTGAAAAGGCCGCCGCTGAAAAGGTTGCTGCTGAAAAGGCCGCTGCTGACAAGGCCGCTGCTGAGAAGGCTGCTGCTGAGAAGGTCGCTGCTCAGAAGGCTGCTGCTGAAAAGGCTGCCGCTGAAAAGGCTGCCGCTGAGAAAGACGCCACTGCAAAGATCGCTGCTGAGAAGGCCGCTGCTGAAAAGGCCGCCGCTGAAAAGGTTGCTGCTGAAAAGGCCGCAGCTGAGAAGGCCGCTGCTGAGAAAGCCGCTGCTGAGAAGGCCGCAGCAGCAAAGGCTGCAGCCGAGAAAGCTGCTGCTGAGAAAGCTACTGCTGAGAAAGCAGCAGTAGAGAAAGCCGCTGCTGAGAAGGCTGCCATTGAAAAGGCCGCCGCTGAGAAGGCTGCTGTTGAAAAGGCTGCCGCTGAAAAAGCTACCGTTGAAAAGGCCGCCGCTGAGAAGGCTGCCGCTGAAAAGGCCTCTGAGAAGGCCATCACTGAAAAGGTAACTGCTGAGAAGCTCGCCACTGTTAAGGCTGCACCCGAGAAAGCAGCCACCGATAAGACTTTAGCAGAAAAATCTGCCGCTGAGAAGGCTAGTACAGAGAAAGCTACGAACGACAAGGCACCTGCTACCGATAAACCAACAGCCGAAAAAGATGCAACCGTAAAAACCGTAACCGTGATCCCGGAGACTGCTAACGGATGTACTGACACAAAGAAACAAGATAACAAACAACCCGAAAAGAAACAAATAGACAGCAAACAGAAAACAGACAGTAAAGGGAATAATAAAAAGAGCAAACGAACTCCAAAAAGTAGTGTTTCCGAAGATGAAAAACTTACCGGTTCAAAAAACGTGGAAAGCAGCGATTTTGTCTCATCTGTTAAACCCGAACCAGTTGTAGCAAAATCGCTAGAAACCGCCGCCATTACTGCTGTTGCCGCTGCTTGTCCTGTCGCTGCATCGAAGCCAGAAGAATCCAAACCTGCAACGCCCGCAAAACCTTCTCCGATCGATCCGAAGAAGACAGCATCACCTGCCAAAACTAACGGAGCGCCAACGAAAACCAAACCACACCCTGCTCCGACGAACGCTGCTAAACCACAAACACCTTCAAAGTCACCCGAAAAGACACTGCCTAAAGTATCCACCCCGATTCCCACCAAGAAAGCACCGTCCCCGCCTAAAACGCTCCCGTCCCGAGCCTCACCTAAGCCAGGAACTCCTCCAACAACTCCAAAACCTACTAAAAAACCTGAACTTCCCCCCAAACCTGAATTCCTCAAGAAGAAGTCTCCTTCGGTAGATAAGGAGAAGCTGCCAACAGCTAAATCGTCAACTCCTCCTGCAATACCACCGTCTCCTGCCGCAGAAGCTGCTCCACCACAGGTACCAAGTGCAACCCCAGCTCCTAGTCCTGCTCTTGAACCATCCACCACTTCTGCTTCTGCTACTTCTGCCACCGTTCTTCCTACTCCGGATGCTAACACTGCCGCTGCCACCCGGTTAACGGAAGAACTGAACGGATCTGGTGCGAAAAAAGGTTCCACTAgtccaaacaaacaaaaaccccTCCCCAAAAAACCGGAAGTTCCCCCAAAACCCGACGTCCACAACAAAAGCGCAGTGAAGATGAAGACCCCaatcaagcaacccaatgccaCCGGAGCGAAATCATCGACG TCTGATTCTAGGTCCCCAGCCACGGAGCAAAGTAGATCGgaagcatttaaaaaaaatatggaaattATTTCCACCCTCGCCGATATCCTACTGTCCTATCCCAAGAGAAAGAAAAATTCCGATCCAACAGACAATCCTAGCCCACCAACCTCATCCACACCATCTATTAATACAGTAGACAACACAAAAACCCAACCACAACCAGATGCAGAGAACGCGCAAGAACCAAAACCTAAGAAATCAAAATCGAACCTTAATCTTGAGCGCATTCTATCGATTCTGCAAAGTACACAAAAACCATGTTCCAATGACAGCGATGTGAGCAGTATCCTCGGTTCTGGTTCTCCCGGCGCAGACGCAACGCCGTCTTCATCCTCACCATTGCCATCACCATCTGCATCCGTGCCACTTCCTGCATTAGTGCCGATGGCGAGCGCCGATCCAACTTCACCCCACCAAGCCCTTCTAACCCAAGATGCTATCCGTATTTTGATGCCTACCTTGCAGGAGGTAAACGTAAAGTTCAACGTCGAAAAACAATTGGCGGCCCTCAATGCGACCGCAGCAGCCGCCAAACTAATGCCGAAGACACTTCCCGCCGATACGGAAACAACAGAAGAAGATGAACTCGAGGAAGAGTTTGAAGAGGAGGAAGAATCGATTGAATACAAATTTGCCCCTCGGCCGGTATTCCTCGCCACTAATTGTCAG ATATGCAAGAATCCGCTTAGAAACATAATCCAGTGTGAAAGTTGCCGTATGGTTTCATACTGTACCGAAGAGCATCGACGTTCAGATTTTGCAACTCACAAGGATCTGTGCGGTGTTATCGTGGAACACGCTACGCGAAGAG GGGGACACATCTACAACATGGCGCACAAGTTAACAGATGATGAGTATCGCAACCTTCGGGTGCATACTTTGAACCAGTCAGAACAAATGTTGAAACGGCCTCTTCAACCATTTGAACGAGAAATCCTGCTGTTCCCACGATCATGCTGTTCACCTAGCTGTCGCGAGTGGAGACAGGATCTATTGACCGAGTGCAAAGAGTGTCGTCAAATTTCTTTCTGCGCCGAGCATCCTGACCATCTGTTACCAACTCACAAGAAATGGTGCAAATCATTTTTCCTCTTTCAAAAGCTAATCCTTCGGCAGAAACTGCTTGGTCGCATCGAGCCAGTCCTACCAGTTCGAGTAGCCGGGAAATCGTTCACCATCCCACCAAACATCGACGAGGTTCTTAAGATGCTATACAAAAATTCAAACG CACTCCGAGACGAATGTGTTTACGCAACGCTGACACAGATCGCCACCGCACCGTTGACCGCCCTTCACGGATACCTACAAACGGGCCTAAAACCAACGGAAACCTTCACCATCCATTTGGTCGGTGCAGAGTTGCAGTTTGAAGGTGACACCCTGGACAAGTGGGAAGCATTCTTCCTTCACATTGTACCGGAAATCACCGAGCTGAGGGTGGTGTTCGTTGGCCCGGAACTGAACGTCGAAAATCTACCCATCGACATTATTAGCCGAATTAG GACAATTCGTGTGAAAATTTCTTCTCGAGAGGGGCGGTTGTCTGGCTAA